The region accaccgGCCTAAAGTACAAGTAGTAGAAGTAGTGGTCAGATTAATTCTAGTAGTAGTTGGTGTacaatagtagtagtagaagcagTAATAGTGGTAGTAGAAATAGTAGTTGTGATAGGAGTAGTGTAGTAAAAGTAGTTGTAGTAGAAGACCTACCCGTCCGTTTTAGGGGTGATAGTAGTATTAGTAGATAGTAATGTCATTGGTGGCCACTGTGGCAGTAATATTAGTAGCATTAGTAGTACGAGTTAGTAGTAGAAGTTCGAACAAAGTTGAAGTAGTGGTAGTCGTACAGTATAAGTAGTGGTGATAGTAGTAGTAACAATAGTGGTAAGAGTACTGGTAGTAGTAAGAGCATTAGTAGTAGATGATCTTTTCTATCGACTCTACTAATAAGTACTACTCTTCTAGTAGATTCTTTATCATTGtcaaaatgaaagtgaaaatgttgtgtttgcatGTGAAAGTGTTTGAAAAGGCATGATGACATCATATCCTTTAAGGGTTTCTTCGCAGATCTCCCAGACAATATTTTTCATAACttgaacatgacatcatcatcatactgtatgtgttgacCTGTTTGGCGCAGTAATCTCCGTGGAAGAAATGCGGCAAGGACATGATCTTGACAAGGCCCGGGTCCATGATGATCCTCCACCTGACCGCCTTCTCTTGCTCCTCCACATCTTCACCTCCTCCATCCACTTCCACaaactcttcttcttctggaaCGTCGTGCCCCGTGGCCGTCGAGGGTGCGGCCAAATTCGTCTTCCAGGCTTTGGTACTCACTTGCTGCCACAGTTGAGACGAGGAAAATGTTTAATCCAAGTCTGCGACCAGTAACTTTGTTTAACGGCACATTTGATCAGGTAACAGTCaagctcaccttttttcttcttcctcttggAGTGCTGCTGGTTGCCTACAGTGAGATGAGTCACAgtatacatttgaaaaacgtgACTTTCCTAAGCCTGACGACTTTTAGCGGATAGACTTGTCAACCAATCCGATCTGGCGTTTATTTTACGTTGTGTCATAACCTAAAATTGTAGTGATTTATTATACAGTGGACCCCCTTTTAGTAGAACTCCACATATAATTGATGCCCGTTATAAATGCAATGCGGGGGGAAAAACAACTCAGACATTTCTATTCTTCCACGCTAAAAATCTTTGAAATGAGGATAAACCTCCAATAAGCATATTCTAAGTAAAACGggtgctgccccccccccccaaaaaaaacaacaacaacaaaaagcaagaacaagaaaggggaggggggaaaactgaataaaaaatatagggaAACCTCTGAATAGGTGAATCTGTCAGTGCCAAACCGCAAATATGTGGTGGTCCACTGTATATTATTCATTTTGATTTactcattatttattaatattattcataaatacaattatttaaaaaaaagtacacggATATTGAATAccttataaataataataaaattactaTATATTACATTTCCCAGTTTAATTTAGCTAATGGTGAATATATTTTATTCCACATTGTATTTAATGAATTCTATACAGaaataattttagtttttattgtaGTGTATGtcaattatgaagaaaaaaatctactcCCAACAAATGCAAAACTTGAATagatttttctcattttaattCACATTACCAAGAAAATGTTACATCTTCGCgtatcttaaaataagtcattacacatttttatatgtacagtaaatacattCTATAAGATAATTGAAAATACTAGTACATCATTAAAAACCTCACGAAAATTATGAAGTCGCTCtcgaaataaatgtattaaagggaccaaaaagtaataattaaataagATGCATCGTCCATGCCAAGAGTCCATTATCATTATCAACAAACCTTGTTTTTGCTGGTTTCGTCTTGAGGTAGGAATATGGTGGGCACGGCATCTTCCCGAAGCTGGACACACTTGCCAGTTCGGTCCAAGTGTTGCTCCTCAAAGTGTTTGCTACACAGCACAGAAAAGCGAGAAGGCGTCCATTCCTTCCACTTCATATTGGCCAGCCATTTCTTCAGGCGTCGCTCGTTGCACAGCGGGAACCTACGGAACACATTTCTTTGCTACCAAACTAAAATTGGATTTGAGGTAAAACCAGAAAAGGTCGTATGCCGAACTCACTTGAAATACTTCTCTTCGGCATCGTCGGAGCTTTCACACTCGTACGCACACTTATAACGCCCCATGTAGAACTACACGTTACTACTCAAATGTTTAAATCGCTTTTGTTTTTCTAGCACAATATATCAAAATAGCCAACCTAGTGACGAGTACATATCCGCTTTTCAAAATTCGTTTCAGTCAAATGTGATTGTATTTCGAATTTTGACAATTATATTGTATGTATAATTTTATAAAGCTGattggtaatatattttatattatcgacttttttttttttttacccaaagtgTTCCTTGGCGGATGTTatcgttttctttttcttcttcgttggTTTGTTTAAGAGTATTGCGGATTAAAAACGCCCCCTGTGGGTAAAACCTACAAGGCCAGCATGTTTAGAACGACCACATCATGAAGTAAATAGTAATTTACACATTTGTAACGTtcgacttttttgttttagcaCAAGTTTAAGTAGCATCTGAAGGGTTTGGAGCTCACTGAGCCACTGGGTCACAAACGCTAcagtcatcattattatttattattattattattattattattatttattgtctactttgtttatgtatttgtgCTTTAAGTCTAAACGCCACTTATGGGTCAAGAATAAAATAGCAGCCTGTCAAAAGTAACT is a window of Vanacampus margaritifer isolate UIUO_Vmar chromosome 2, RoL_Vmar_1.0, whole genome shotgun sequence DNA encoding:
- the rusf1 gene encoding RUS family member 1 isoform X5, which produces MGRYKCAYECESSDDAEEKYFKFPLCNERRLKKWLANMKWKEWTPSRFSVLCSKHFEEQHLDRTGKCVQLREDAVPTIFLPQDETSKNKATSSTPRGRRKKQVSTKAWKTNLAAPSTATGHDVPEEEEFVEVDGGGEDVEEQEKAVRWRIIMDPGLVKIMSLPHFFHGDYCAKQDVQWAPDKDVMMTKTEQADGLNPEKVIEVTSPWQWLGLDVRGPLPPTRNGHKYVVTLSDYYSKWVEAAAVPSFLPTHVAKHVADALDHFGLPLRIVSRLPREVIDQINQELARQLTTDVALVLQHPHTGAVDLNMQHMIDRCLLYASKNILTPKRGPLHCCAAAILNSPTLH